The genomic DNA TTAGGGGTAAAAATCACttgtaataaatatatcaTTGGCTTGGAATGAGCTGATTGTTTGTCGGCCAACTTattctaatttattatttttcctcTATTGCAGAATACTTCGCCACTGTGGGAGGATTTTGTGGCTAAGGCCGGAAAACTGCACACATGCTTGAGGTAAGTTTATTTTGGATGTAAAATTGGTTTCCTCATCATGGAAAATTCTTTCTTGGACTTTAACGAGATTTCAACAGCGGCAAAATAACAACTGCAATTGCAAAACTTTAGAATGAGAACATGCGAATGAGTAAACAAATTGTTCGTTTACCTCAATTTGCTTTTATGCTTTTCACTTCCTCGCACACAGGCATAATGTGCCTATGAttatttttgtgctttttctgCTGTTGCTTTAGTTGCTAAATTTCTTGTTGTTGGGTGGAGACCACCGACACCGTCttcggtttttgtttattttattttctccgTCGTTGTTATGCCCAGACTTGGCCCAATTTTGCTTTCGGGCGAGGGTCCCCGCAGCAATGTCTGGTCAGAAGTGTATAGCCGCCACATAACGGCTGCATTAATCATTACCCCCAATCCTGTTGTCCGAGTTGAAATCACCGAGCTTGGCAAAACTTGCTCCGAGTGTTTGCCCACTGCGCTTGACACACATCTTGGCCAGGTCCACGCGAGGTGCGGACACTCGCCAACCACTTGAGCGGATCAAGACCCGCAGTTGGGGACCCATCTCTCTGTACTTTTGCCGGGCGTATCgacagtttattaaaaaaatatgcaatggCTATACATTGGATTATCCATGCGGTTGAATCTTTAACAGTGCGAaagatatttgtatttattctaAGCTTCTGACAGTTACTTCTGCTAAGATGCCGATAAGAGCCAAGTACTTCTTAGTTAGTTTTAGGAGCTACAGCAACTTATTTGAAATAGTAATGGTACAAATACTATTCATTTATACTTTATTGTATTAAGCTAATCAAACCAGTTTTGTAAAATtgagatttattaaaaatgtcaaataaacGAACTAGCAATAAACATGGTAGATAACCTTTAACTCATACCATATCATATTCAACAATCGAGTATTGGCTGCTCCAAAGGGTATTACAATCTTCGGTATCCGGGGATGGCCCGTTTTTATGCAGCGTTTCTTTTCAGTTCTTTTTCTAGCTGTCGTCTAATTGAAATGTCGCCCACGGCCAATTCAAGAAGATGTTTATTAAATCTATCTGGCTGCACGGGCCCACAATAATAATGATATTATACTTTGCTCTTCTCTGTTCACAGGGCCGCCATCCAGGCAATCGCCGCCTATTTGGATGCCTTCCAAAAGATAGCCGATGCGGCGACCAATTCAAGAGGTAAGTTCAAATCGTGGATTTGTTTGGGCTGTCTGCCTGCCTGCCCTCCTACCCCCACTTAATGCCGGGGGATCCCCTCTTCCGCTGGCCCACGTACTGAATCTCTTTCCTCTGCTTATTATTCATGCGTCTGCTCACAGTCGGCGGCGGTCATCGatctgattttttttcacattcacattcacgcTTTCGATGTTTATGTTGTTGATTTCCCCCAGTGCGTACGGATGGCGGTGTGTAGCTGTTCTGTCTGAGCTCACGCATTCGCTGGTTTtgctatttatatttatttattggctGCTTTGCGTCGCACTCATCGAGTGCCCCATTATGCAATGTCCGAGGTCCGATTCTCACAGCAAACAGCACACAGCTCACCTCACCCAGGACGGGAAATGCGAAAATTGCCAGATACTGGCAGCGAAGTTAGGAGAGCTTTGATCATACGCTGTCGCCCCTCGGGAAAAATCAAGCAGCTTGTATTTGGCacaatgtgtgtgttttgcattTGTCATGCCTTAGTCAGTTACAGTTGGATTCATTTTGAGTGGAAAATCTAGGCTTAGCCAATCCGAATGGGGTCTAGTGTGAAAATATGCAAGCACTCAGTGGGTAGATAACTGCCTAAAGCAAATAagctgttaaaataaatagtcGTAATGAAGTAATAACGTGTTTCAGGCTAAAAGATATGCTATTCCGCATTAAAAAACCcttcaataataaaacacTTATATTCATAAGCATGCAATTCGGAAATTCCGCTAAAGCATGCAACGGATGCATTTTCTTTAAGGAGATGcaactaaaataaatgtaattttgtaGTCGAAAGTAAAATTTGTAACCGCATTTCAATGATTACTATTCCCTTgcgaaaaaaagtaaaagagaTTGCTTATGTAGGAAAATTCCATTGATTAATTCCGAACGATTCTATTGATTCACAGCTAAATGCCTTCCTCGGTTTGAGAAATAACGATAAATTATGCAGTTTATATGTGGTTGAACGCAGTTGCTGATCATTAGGCTTTAAATGAATATTGCTGTGTTGAAACCGGCTTAATGCAGCTAAGCTTCCGAATTCCTATTTACAACTACTGGCGGCTTGCCAGACTTAACTTTTTCAATCATCTTCACTGGGAGTCTTGCATTAGCATATATTGATCGACTCTCGCCATGTGTTTTCGCCGCTTTTTGCGCCCCTTCGTGACCCTTATATATTTGACTGGTGCTAAGTGCATATCCACGTAAGTCCTGCTATTAGCTAGCCACCCCTTTTGGCCGTTTGCACTTGCTAAATGGTTTCATTAGTTTTAGTGGTTACTTGGCTTAGTTCGGTCAAGCATCGGCACAAGTGTCAATTCCCTCGCATTGTGCCACCCCGAAAGAGGGTGGAACGCAATTCGAGTCTCGGCTCTAGATTCTCGATTCGCACTTGGCACTTGGCACATGGCCACATGACCACCATGCGTCCTTTAAGGTGCTGTTGTTTCTGGCCACCCTCGTGAGTTCCCATTCAATTAGGAGTGATCTGGAGCAAGTGGCTCTGAGAGCAGGCTAGTCGCAAGTCAAAGCCGAATCAATAAGCTGCTGCCTATTTGGCAGATAATTACATACCGAACGAGGATGGCAGCAGTCCCAGTTTGAGTCGGAGGCAGTTCGAGATAATCGGGCCGCCTGTCATTTGCTAGTGCTatgcagaagcagaagcaggagCAGTAGCAGTTAGCCTGACCAGTTTCCCCGGATCCGACTTCTGGCATGGCATAATGGGCACACACGGGACTCGGGACTTGGGACTTGGGTATTGGGACCGAAGACTGGAGGAGTGCAATACCGAATCGTATCGCATGCAATGTCTGCTGCGCCTCCAAATCGAATCGACAGCCCATGGCGTGCGATTGTTGCTGCATGCTCTAAACATTTCCGCTGTCAGCTTTGCTCCCCAATCCCCTTGGACGTTCCCCTTcagtaatttaatttggcaaCTGTTTAATATTGCATGCTTAGGGTTTAAACAGAACTCTCGGTCTGTTTTTATAGCTGGACTTACATGGATGTACAAATTATCCTAGTTCTAGGCAATCCACCTTGCAGGGAATCGTTGGCCTAATTTGTGGTCTCTTACCACCAGTTAAAAGtaagcaatttatttgttcACAATACTCTAAGATGGAAGTTTTTTTACGTGGAAATAGTAGTTTTTAGCTTATGGAAAAAGCAACTAAaactaatttgtattttatttttttttatttattaaacaaatccCGTACAAATTAACCAAATCTGACGGTAAAAAGTAGCTTCGCCTACTACAGgataatacattttgtaatttctgcTAACAAACCTACAACCGAGACACACAACAAGAGGGTCAGACATTGAATTTTCATGTTTAAAGTATGGTTTAAGCTTAGCTACAGCTCTGGGCCACGTAAAAATTCGTTGCTATTAAGCCTTAAAAAGGTCCTAGGACTTTTCCTTTAAACTGGCACGTGATGGAAAGTTCTTGGTTTCGGATTACTACTCTGCAGATAAAATCCTTGCAGAATATCTAGTTTTTGTTCTTCGGCTTTGTCGACCAGTGCAATTAGGCAATTGTGTTTTCcaagttatttttcaaatcagTTTTAAATTGATCACCTAGTTCCTAATTCTAGCCTAATAGTACCAACCCTAATGCATTCCAAATCGTGTGCTTTCCATTGCAGGCGCCTCCAAGGAGATCGGCACCGCCCTGACCCGCGTCTGCCTGCGCCACAAGGCGGTGGAGACGCGGCTGAAGACCTTCACCAGCACCATCATGGATTGCCTGGTGCAGCCGCTGCAGGACAGGATCGAGGACTGGAAGCGCACGGTGGCCACCATCGACAAGGACCATGCCAAAGAGTACAAGCGCTGTCGCAGCGAGCTGAAGAAGCGCTCTAGCGACACGCTGCGGCTGCAGAAGAAGGCGCGCAAGGGCCAGACGGACGGACTGCAGTCCCTGATGGACTCGCACATGCAGGACGTCACCCTGCGccgggctgagctggaggaggtCGAGAAGAAGTCCCTGCGGGCGGCCATGGTGGAGGAGCGGCTGCGCTACTGCAGCTTCGTCCACATGCTGCAGCCGGTGGTGCACGAGGAGTGCGAGGTCATGTCTGAGCTGGGCCATCTTCAGGTGCGTACTGGTGCTCACACTCTTAATGCACTGATTCTAAAATGCTTTACATCTGCAGGAGGCCATGCAGTCGATTGCCTTGGTCACCAAGGAGCCCAGCGTTCTGCCACAGGCCTCCGAGGAGCTCATCCACGACGCCAAGGCCAGCATCAATCTCTATCCGGAGTCGCCGGGCGGAGGTTCCGGGTCCCAGGGCGGAGGCTGCTCCAACTCGCTGGGCTCCCGAAAGAGCTCCGTCTGCTCCATCAGCAGCATGAACAGCACCGGGTCCAGCAATTCGCCGGGCCATCACCACTATCCGCGCTCCCTGTCGCAGGTGCGTCGCCTCAGAGAGGTTCCTGCTCGCCCAAAACATTAAACATCCATTTGACACTGTGGCGTCCGCTCATTTATTGGTTTTCATCAACGTTCTTTTgtgtttcgttttcgtttctttAGTTTGTAACGCCCGCAATTCGCTTGAAACCTGGTGAATCCAGTGATAGTGGCTTTTGCTCATCGCCAGCGCTAACAACACAGGTTTTCATTTGttcttttctgtttgtttatacaaattacaaaaacacCTTTTGTGTGTCGCAtactaactttttttttgtttgtttcgaCCCCCCCCCCTAGACTTCGAATGCAACGAATCAGACGGCGAATGTATCCACGTGGCCCCCACATTCCCAGGACGTGGTGGACACCCTGCCACCGACCGCCGACCGTCCGCACACGATTTCGACGGCCTACGAAAAGGGCCACCAGCGACCGCCGCTGACCGTCTACACGTTCCAGAATCCGGAGACCATCCACGAGTCAAACAGCTGCCTCAACAACGGATCCACCGCCGCCAATGGGCAGCCGTCATCAGGTCAGGCCACGCCGGCCACTCAGAAGTCTCCGGCTGCTTCACTTAGTCGGCCGCCCTTGCCAGTTGTAAGTATGGTTGGGTTACACAGTCTAACTTCGTTATATGAaagtacaatttaaaaaaaattgttttttttttttattttattgaatgttttaatttgaaacaCTTAGGCTAATTAAACCCGTTACTTGTataacaggtagaaggaagcgttacctaccctataaagtatatatgttcttAATGGGGATCAATACCCGAGGCGATCAagccatttccgtctgtctgttcgtatgaacgtcgagatctcgaaaactataaaatttatagattTGGGATTGCATATACAGATTCTAGTTACGTCTACGCAgagaaagtttgtttttaaaagtcgACACCCCCCCTCTTACGGAGATATGGCAGATACCTCTATTTCggcaataaatgtttatttgatCCATATCAATCGAcataacaaaaatacaaatttcgttttatacttgtattttttttgtgcatttcggcataccgaaatCTATAATCATTAATGTTAAATTTCGGGGTAAGAAACTATAATTGAATAATATGAAGAGATcccaaatagctttaaaaagcTTATAACTTAGGTGtttatagaaatattattattatactcAAAAGGAAACACTATTTTATACCAAGTTACTTATGCTTACGTATGTATTTACATGGAGTGTTAAATTTAAGCTAAGATGGGCGGATGTTCGAATAGACGGGAAACCGACTATTGTCTTTTTTACATGCTATTAAGTTGTCTCTCTCGTTCTGTTGGCCATGACACTCGCCATAGAAGCCAGCCCATGTGGTGAGTACCTCGGAGTCAGAGCCCTCACCGTTCGTAGATCCAAAGCGCGCTCATCTGCATGCGCCCCGCTAGACCACTGACAACTAGGTCCCCTAAGTCGCCCCTTCATtgaacccaaacccaaaccatTAAACGCAACCTGGCTTGTGGCAGTGACTTACCAACGGTTTCCTCCTCTTTCAGCGCTGCTCGTCGCTGGAGCGACCGCTGTCGGCCCAGAGCAACCACCGCCAGGGAAGCGGGAGCAACCTGCTGCAGCGCCAGTGCCCCTCGCCGATTCCGGCTCATATCACGAAAGGTGAGTGGTCCGCCCTGTCCGGCATCCGTCCGGCATTTGTCCGTCCAGCTTGTCtccgtgtgtttgtgtgcacGCTTGCCCTCGGCTAATTCCATCAGTCTTACTAATGACCGTGTTCACCCGCATGTCCCGCTAACATCATCCGCACACAGAGCTGTCCGCAGCGCACCatgcacagcagcagcagcagcagcaaaatcagCAGCAAAATCAGCAGCAGCCCCAGACGCCGCCCACCTATGTGAACATGTCCGAGCTGGCCACCATGGCGGCCTTGAAGCTGGCCAACCAGCAGCAGAAGCCCTCTCCACCGCCCCTGCAGCAGCAGAGCTCCATCGACTCGACCAGCTCCCAGCATTCCAACGACTCCTCCGGCTCGCatcagctgctgcagcagcagcaacagcagcagcaccagcaccagccgCAGCTGAATCACCACTCAGCCACCGCCACACGCTCCCATTCCATATCCTCGACGGCCTCGTCACTGCACTCGCACCCGTCGATCGACTCCACCGTCGCTTGTGGCTCGCTGGTGGGCCAGCCCAACCACAGCACCAGCACCAACACGAACACCACCTCGCCGTCCAGTGGCAGCTCCACGCCACAAAACCATTACTCGCCCCTGTTAACCAACTCCCCCACGTCCACTGCCGCAGGTACCCCCAGCGGCAGCAGCGTAGGTCCCGGCTCCGCCCTGGGCTTTGTCTACCAGGTCAGCTCCCCGACGCCGCCCTCCAGTGAGGTGCTGAAGATCACCGAGCAGGCAGCGGCTGGCCAGGACCAAGGGCCGGGGGCCAACGGAGGCACGGAACCGGAGGAGACGGAGGATGAGCGGTCGCGGACCTCCGTCCTGCAGAAGGCCTCCATGTTCGAGAAGgctgcggcagcggcggcggtcTCGCCACCAGCTCCCATTCAGGTCCCGGCAGCAGCTTCCCCGGCTTCCGCGGCACGACGTTCCGAGACAGAGCAACAGGAAATGGGTAAGTAGAACCAGCGAGCAGCAGGATCGTTGTAGAGGAAGTGTGCCAATCATGTGGCTCCCTGTCCACTAGAGTGGGTCGATTTGAAtgtatccaaaaaaaaataacaaattgtaGAGGAAAATATTATCTCTAGAGAATTCTATGCAATCTAACAGTGtgagtctttttttttatggcagTGATGCATTTATATTTGAGGTTaccaaaaacacttttttggGTAGTTTTTTGCAACAtctaaagaatatattttatgtttggcTTTTTATTGTCAACTtagcaaaatataaaataaaaatcagaaaataaaatatatttagagcAGTTGAGATTAAACTTTCaatgaaaatacaaaattcgctgtaaaaaatttttgtgtttttgcttcttcatttttcactttatttCACGAATATACactattcttaaaaaaatgaattgttaaataagaatttttcataaataaaaaaaatctttacaaagtaatattttaacaatgaAAGGGGTTTTCATTTTCTGTGAATGCTGTATGTAATATTTATACTATTCTAGTCAAACGAGGTCTTAGAGACCATAAGTATGTTTACCAATGTTGCTCAGAATTCTTTAAAGATTATTTCCTCCTCTTCTGTTGTAAGTCACCCAAATCGACAAACTCTGCCGCCCACCCAGCACCAAAAAGCACTTTGAACATGAGATTTCCTCGCCTCCACTTTACTTGTCCAGCgcccattttaatttataattgacAAACATATCGAGAATATTTCCTAACcccaaaaatttcttttattttgtttttccctcCCTCTTCTCtacaatttttggtttgttgtgTAAACGCAACGACAACAACTGCACCAAATCAACTTGAAACCATTATTATTTCGTATTGGTTTTGACTTCATGTTCACCTTACCCAAAATCTCTGCCATCTGTAAACTATTATTCACAATGAACCAAatgcacaacaacaacaacaacaccatcTCCAAAAATCAATACCAACAACTATGAAAAATATGATCTAATAGACAAGTCTTTCGAAGATTCAATACAAGcactaaataatttaattggcGAACTAGACTCGTTCCAACGTGAGATCGATGAGGGCAAGGGCAAGTCGACGAGCAACATCATCAGTatcagtggcagcagcagcaacagcaacaacagcaacaacaacaacaatacgacgagcagcagcaacagcagcagcgacaacaacaacctGCCCGCCACCATCAACATTGAGCCCTGCGCCATCAGCAATCAGACGAACTCGAGCGGCTGTGGAACGGACATTTCGGACACCACGTCCGACGACCTGGCCGGCGACGAAATGGACGCCAGGCGGCGGGATCGGGATCGCGATCGTGATCGGGACCAGGATCTGCTGGGCGCCAGCGATTCGGAGCTGAGTCGCTGCTATGTGAGCGAAACTAGTTCGCTGACCGGAGGCCTGACAGCCGGCGGCTACGAGAATCCCACGTTTGCGCACTTCGTGGCCAATGCGAACCGGGAGGACGTCGTTTCACTGGCCTCGGACAGCGTCTGTCTGGGCCAGCCGCGCCACGCCTACGTGGACACCTgcagcgacagcggcagcgCAGTGGTGGTGATCTACGACCACCAGATCCCCAACACGCCGGACATTGAGTTCGTGAAGCAGAACTCGGAGATCGTGGTGCTGCGTACCAAGGACCCGCAGCCCAGTGCGCTGCAGCTGCACGAGATGCGCGAGCTGCAGCAGTTGCCGGCCAATCTGGCCGGTTCGCCGGACTCCTCGCCGGACTCGGCCGGCGGCCAGGCGCCGCCGACAGCAACTGTGGCGCCCGCCAAGCAGCGACTCTCCTCGTTTCGAGCCACCAGCgagcagcagttgcagctcCTCGGACGCGGCAGCCCGCAAAGAGGTAAAGCACCCACTGAGCAGGCCACACAGAGCAGGCCTCAGGAACGGCATTGCCCACAGCAGAA from Drosophila gunungcola strain Sukarami chromosome 2R unlocalized genomic scaffold, Dgunungcola_SK_2 000012F, whole genome shotgun sequence includes the following:
- the LOC128255908 gene encoding methylcytosine dioxygenase TET isoform X1, with the translated sequence MDLSLERDSSALGSLFQQIINDMKNTSPLWEDFVAKAGKLHTCLRAAIQAIAAYLDAFQKIADAATNSRGASKEIGTALTRVCLRHKAVETRLKTFTSTIMDCLVQPLQDRIEDWKRTVATIDKDHAKEYKRCRSELKKRSSDTLRLQKKARKGQTDGLQSLMDSHMQDVTLRRAELEEVEKKSLRAAMVEERLRYCSFVHMLQPVVHEECEVMSELGHLQEAMQSIALVTKEPSVLPQASEELIHDAKASINLYPESPGGGSGSQGGGCSNSLGSRKSSVCSISSMNSTGSSNSPGHHHYPRSLSQFVTPAIRLKPGESSDSGFCSSPALTTQTSNATNQTANVSTWPPHSQDVVDTLPPTADRPHTISTAYEKGHQRPPLTVYTFQNPETIHESNSCLNNGSTAANGQPSSGQATPATQKSPAASLSRPPLPVKPAHVRCSSLERPLSAQSNHRQGSGSNLLQRQCPSPIPAHITKELSAAHHAQQQQQQQNQQQNQQQPQTPPTYVNMSELATMAALKLANQQQKPSPPPLQQQSSIDSTSSQHSNDSSGSHQLLQQQQQQQHQHQPQLNHHSATATRSHSISSTASSLHSHPSIDSTVACGSLVGQPNHSTSTNTNTTSPSSGSSTPQNHYSPLLTNSPTSTAAGTPSGSSVGPGSALGFVYQVSSPTPPSSEVLKITEQAAAGQDQGPGANGGTEPEETEDERSRTSVLQKASMFEKAAAAAAVSPPAPIQVPAAASPASAARRSETEQQEMDKSFEDSIQALNNLIGELDSFQREIDEGKGKSTSNIISISGSSSNSNNSNNNNNTTSSSNSSSDNNNLPATINIEPCAISNQTNSSGCGTDISDTTSDDLAGDEMDARRRDRDRDRDRDQDLLGASDSELSRCYVSETSSLTGGLTAGGYENPTFAHFVANANREDVVSLASDSVCLGQPRHAYVDTCSDSGSAVVVIYDHQIPNTPDIEFVKQNSEIVVLRTKDPQPSALQLHEMRELQQLPANLAGSPDSSPDSAGGQAPPTATVAPAKQRLSSFRATSEQQLQLLGRGSPQRGKAPTEQATQSRPQERHCPQQKDVDGSGQPAVDPARRQLPPKPTSLSLFNGPAPGAGDRPMVPRKSDFKSDLDEKIRRQKQKVKLQLHQQQQQQSPQQQQQQQQQQAPQEQQHSPQSPQTRNCNVTTKLAAKVSAFASASAFASVSASASASSDPYPNQNHRMPNQHQTAITSNHKQCKTPATMALSPLPSSSPRGHLPLSSSSLSSSSLPLPETTSTSTTSNTTSSPSSMLPASDRPPAHPYVCSNAPANPHHANSITNAHANANANATASLKPCITPRPASLSGGAAGGGSTRIARRSSINQAKPPPPVRRSSSVTPSPNASVGLQHQHQQQQQHATLPQQNLQLSSSSEHFPPPPAFMLDAMPQMPSSALKVSETVRALAAMRHQPASPVALRRMQQQQQQQQLQQQQQQLQQQPLLQQTFRTSSPAAGGGGGGGGIYAQPKLVNTMSSFRTSSPSPNGHAHPLPPTQPKANPNLIAQLNARLNSKQQQQQQQQHQVEGIYGNQQQPAGEESIYMRSGLSMSQPQQQQHYDGKSEQVHHQHHHHQQQQHRIYASFGTSSSAIMSSAHLAGNSTKPSILTPTTSFNALPHFPLSSSTSSLLHKVSSFSNSSSASASASASPPPTAAATGSANSHYQPPQPPTAASANSKDFATYSSSFTKTPAAAHSPNMRQAHSHQQQQQQQQHYTCPPPLEDPPPPPIYAGSSATMPKKMARPPTGQSAPHSGAYAAASATATLPKNMMQQQQQQRLQQQQQQHHQQQQQQQQQYQQPAGMGIGNGNGNGNGHLGQRPQLPLPQQKLRAAQQQHLAEQQHQMHQQHQMQQQRQPPIPSRHSSVQQKIFVSTNPFIQTTAVKFHSPSASPTCGSPVTGSGSGSGSGSLASIYATTSRSSHHHQQQHAQQLQQQQQQQHYYRDVAGGNSNGGAAYYNHNAHAHAHAHAQAHHSNYATSTNIEKTGSIRAKTKAEFLENLNAKLAKQGMSGRAFAVRNLINSKALMYQSPQNLSRPSAQYRTPPPTYPNTSTTSNATCEDQC
- the LOC128255908 gene encoding probable serine/threonine-protein kinase tsuA isoform X24 — protein: MDLSLERDSSALGSLFQQIINDMKNTSPLWEDFVAKAGKLHTCLRAAIQAIAAYLDAFQKIADAATNSRGASKEIGTALTRVCLRHKAVETRLKTFTSTIMDCLVQPLQDRIEDWKRTVATIDKDHAKEYKRCRSELKKRSSDTLRLQKKARKGQTDGLQSLMDSHMQDVTLRRAELEEVEKKSLRAAMVEERLRYCSFVHMLQPVVHEECEVMSELGHLQEAMQSIALVTKEPSVLPQASEELIHDAKASINLYPESPGGGSGSQGGGCSNSLGSRKSSVCSISSMNSTGSSNSPGHHHYPRSLSQTSNATNQTANVSTWPPHSQDVVDTLPPTADRPHTISTAYEKGHQRPPLTVYTFQNPETIHESNSCLNNGSTAANGQPSSGQATPATQKSPAASLSRPPLPVRCSSLERPLSAQSNHRQGSGSNLLQRQCPSPIPAHITKELSAAHHAQQQQQQQNQQQNQQQPQTPPTYVNMSELATMAALKLANQQQKPSPPPLQQQSSIDSTSSQHSNDSSGSHQLLQQQQQQQHQHQPQLNHHSATATRSHSISSTASSLHSHPSIDSTVACGSLVGQPNHSTSTNTNTTSPSSGSSTPQNHYSPLLTNSPTSTAAGTPSGSSVGPGSALGFVYQVSSPTPPSSEVLKITEQAAAGQDQGPGANGGTEPEETEDERSRTSVLQKASMFEKAAAAAAVSPPAPIQVPAAASPASAARRSETEQQEMDKSFEDSIQALNNLIGELDSFQREIDEGKGKSTSNIISISGSSSNSNNSNNNNNTTSSSNSSSDNNNLPATINIEPCAISNQTNSSGCGTDISDTTSDDLAGDEMDARRRDRDRDRDRDQDLLGASDSELSRCYVSETSSLTGGLTAGGYENPTFAHFVANANREDVVSLASDSVCLGQPRHAYVDTCSDSGSAVVVIYDHQIPNTPDIEFVKQNSEIVVLRTKDPQPSALQLHEMRELQQLPANLAGSPDSSPDSAGGQAPPTATVAPAKQRLSSFRATSEQQLQLLGRGSPQRGKAPTEQATQSRPQERHCPQQKDVDGSGQPAVDPARRQLPPKPTSLSLFNGPAPGAGDRPMVPRKSDFKSDLDEKIRRQKQKVKLQLHQQQQQQSPQQQQQQQQQQAPQEQQHSPQSPQTRNCNVTTKLAAKVSAFASASAFASVSASASASSDPYPNQNHRMPNQHQTAITSNHKQCKTPATMALSPLPSSSPRGHLPLSSSSLSSSSLPLPETTSTSTTSNTTSSPSSMLPASDRPPAHPYVCSNAPANPHHANSITNAHANANANATASLKPCITPRPASLSGGAAGGGSTRIARRSSINQAKPPPPVRRSSSVTPSPNASVGLQHQHQQQQQHATLPQQNLQLSSSSEHFPPPPAFMLDAMPQMPSSALKVSETVRALAAMRHQPASPVALRRMQQQQQQQQLQQQQQQLQQQPLLQSVHNCSPTAFYDSYDSYLDLHAYAYAHGLVNGQQPAGEQMAHQQRFTHQPLQNHYLQQQQQPQQQPPQQSPVYQAPAACRCPDVPHLITSGGRRGWRRRHLRPAQAGQHHVQLPHEQPQSQRTRSPTATDPAQGEPESNCTAQCTTQQQAAAAAAAAASSRRHLRQSTAASGRGVHLHAEWLVHVAAATAATL
- the LOC128255908 gene encoding AF4/FMR2 family member lilli isoform X28; this encodes MDLSLERDSSALGSLFQQIINDMKNTSPLWEDFVAKAGKLHTCLRAAIQAIAAYLDAFQKIADAATNSRGASKEIGTALTRVCLRHKAVETRLKTFTSTIMDCLVQPLQDRIEDWKRTVATIDKDHAKEYKRCRSELKKRSSDTLRLQKKARKGQTDGLQSLMDSHMQDVTLRRAELEEVEKKSLRAAMVEERLRYCSFVHMLQPVVHEECEVMSELGHLQEAMQSIALVTKEPSVLPQASEELIHDAKASINLYPESPGGGSGSQGGGCSNSLGSRKSSVCSISSMNSTGSSNSPGHHHYPRSLSQFVTPAIRLKPGESSDSGFCSSPALTTQTSNATNQTANVSTWPPHSQDVVDTLPPTADRPHTISTAYEKGHQRPPLTVYTFQNPETIHESNSCLNNGSTAANGQPSSGQATPATQKSPAASLSRPPLPVRCSSLERPLSAQSNHRQGSGSNLLQRQCPSPIPAHITKGTPSGSSVGPGSALGFVYQVSSPTPPSSEVLKITEQAAAGQDQGPGANGGTEPEETEDERSRTSVLQKASMFEKAAAAAAVSPPAPIQVPAAASPASAARRSETEQQEMDKSFEDSIQALNNLIGELDSFQREIDEGKGKSTSNIISISGSSSNSNNSNNNNNTTSSSNSSSDNNNLPATINIEPCAISNQTNSSGCGTDISDTTSDDLAGDEMDARRRDRDRDRDRDQDLLGASDSELSRCYVSETSSLTGGLTAGGYENPTFAHFVANANREDVVSLASDSVCLGQPRHAYVDTCSDSGSAVVVIYDHQIPNTPDIEFVKQNSEIVVLRTKDPQPSALQLHEMRELQQLPANLAGSPDSSPDSAGGQAPPTATVAPAKQRLSSFRATSEQQLQLLGRGSPQRGKAPTEQATQSRPQERHCPQQKDVDGSGQPAVDPARRQLPPKPTSLSLFNGPAPGAGDRPMVPRKSDFKSDLDEKIRRQKQKVKLQLHQQQQQQSPQQQQQQQQQQAPQEQQHSPQSPQTRNCNVTTKLAAKVSAFASASAFASVSASASASSDPYPNQNHRMPNQHQTAITSNHKQCKTPATMALSPLPSSSPRGHLPLSSSSLSSSSLPLPETTSTSTTSNTTSSPSSMLPASDRPPAHPYVCSNAPANPHHANSITNAHANANANATASLKPCITPRPASLSGGAAGGGSTRIARRSSINQAKPPPPVRRSSSVTPSPNASVGLQHQHQQQQQHATLPQQNLQLSSSSEHFPPPPAFMLDAMPQMPSSALKVSETVRALAAMRHQPASPVALRRMQQQQQQQQLQQQQQQLQQQPLLQSVHNCSPTAFYDSYDSYLDLHAYAYAHGLVNGQQPAGEQMAHQQRFTHQPLQNHYLQQQQQPQQQPPQQSPVYQAPAACRCPDVPHLITSGGRRGWRRRHLRPAQAGQHHVQLPHEQPQSQRTRSPTATDPAQGEPESNCTAQCTTQQQAAAAAAAAASSRRHLRQSTAASGRGVHLHAEWLVHVAAATAATL